The following proteins come from a genomic window of Athalia rosae chromosome 1, iyAthRosa1.1, whole genome shotgun sequence:
- the LOC105685234 gene encoding double-stranded RNA-binding protein Staufen homolog 2 isoform X4, with protein MHSSQRHLPADYSETLGFTVKNRVHPFLLLRLDLHIRLRVIRVAFSYRKLIMTVRVKMISLLLLLSMAKARKHRPTLDFDPEELQLLFGPTGCIQGVMANVGLIDPSNTVAGTLPSKTAQQTQQHQQEQINQQQATSPTNENNEESRNQSPPNQTQLNGNNSNLANMKEKTPMCLVNELARFNKIQHQYRLTNEQGPAHKKKFTVTLKLDDEEFVAEGPSIKKAQHSAATKALEDTWYRHPPPKPARAMRIGHPGKCPAASGHLPPTVELNALAMKRGEPTVYTFSQAPTTPIQPFVSHGFGNLARMLAPRYPSYNRGFQAQQQGLYAVTLKVGDREFLGRGVTGQAARHDAASRALEQLRQLPLPEEIANTCATNENGTLSGIDDPNAELKSPVSLVHETALKRGLAVTFEVVSERGKPHIRIFVTKCTVGDRTTTGEGPSKKVSKKRAAELMLEELKRLPPLPITIQNPSSQRMKRKPPATKKKSRNLIKVYQELRTEPEAAEEVNPISRLIQIQQAKREREPVYTLVDEKGAPRRREFIMEVTVGTNSAQGLGPNKKLAKRAAAEALLMQLGYSKPQPLPAKPSIKTGENENSEGKPRKVTFLEEDQVNEIPNHSVGGTTGRQLVPGLLLVDGGQESKPGGGPSVQAVAEELRGQQQQQAPAVVSPKDQLRYLAQLLSFEVQFSDFPKGNHNEYLSLVSLSTDPPQVCHGAGPTTDASRDQAALTALRTLSKLGLDSVTNSQSKKDKGVSGDGIHINNQVKNNMLNGAISK; from the exons ATGCATTCTAGTCAGCGCCATTTGCCGGCCGATTATTCAGAAACACTGGGATTCACCGTCAAAAACAGGGTGCACCCGTTTCTGTTATTACGTCTTGACCTACACATTCGTTTACGAGTGATAAGAGTCGCATTTTCGTACCGAAAACTCATCATGACTGTTCGAGTTAAGA TGATAAGTCTGCTGCTTCTGCTAAGTATGGCAAAGGCAAGAAAACACCGGCCTACGTTAGACTTTGATCCGGAAGAACTACAACTATTGTTTGGGCCAACAGGTTGCATTCAAG GTGTTATGGCCAACGTCGGATTAATTGACCCAAGCAACACAGTTGCTGGAACTCTTCCTAGCAAAACAGCTCAACAAACCCAACAACATCAACAGGAACAAATTAATCAGCAGCAAGCTACTTCACCTacgaacgaaaataacgaagagTCTAGGAATCAGAGTCCACCTAATCAGACTCAATTGAATGGAAATAATTCAAACTTGGCaaacatgaaagaaaaaactccaaTGTGTCTTGTCAACGAGCTTGCACGATTTAACAAGATACAACACCAATATAGATTAACCAATGAACAGGGACCGGcacacaaaaaaaagtttactGTAACTCTGAAACTGGATGATGAAGAATTTGTTGCTGAAGGTCCAAGTATAAAGAAAGCTCAACACAGTGCAGCCACAAAAGCCCTTGAAGACACTTGGTACAGACATCCACCACCAAAACCTGCACGTGCAATGAGAATTGGGCATCCAGGCAAATGCCCCGCGGCTTCTG GTCATCTGCCGCCAACGGTAGAACTTAATGCTTTGGCAATGAAACGTGGCGAGCCGACTGTCTACACGTTTAGTCAAGCTCCAACTACTCCGATTCAACCATTTGTCTCACATGGATTTGGGAATTTGGCTAGAATGTTGGCTCCACGTTACCCATCTTATAATCGTGGGTTTCAGGCTCAACAGCAAGGGCTATATGCTGTCACGCTTAAG GTTGGAGACCGTGAATTCCTTGGTAGAGGTGTAACTGGTCAAGCTGCTCGTCACGACGCAGCTAGTCGAGCACTGGAACAACTTCGCCAACTACCTTTACCTGAAGAGATAGCTAACACATGTGCGACAAACGAGAATGGAACTTTGTCTGGGATAGATGATCCTAATGCAGAGTTGAAGAGCCCTGTTTCGCTTGTTCATGAAACGGCATTAAAACGTGGCCTGGCAGTCACTTTTGAAGTTGTATCAGAACGAGGCAAACCCCACATCAGAATTTTTGTTACCAAATGTACAGTTGGAGATAGAACTACAACCGGGGAAGGACCTTCGAAGAAA GTATCTAAAAAACGAGCAGCAGAATTAATGTTGGAAGAGTTGAAACGACTCCCTCCACTTCCTATTACAATACAAAATCCTTCTTCACAACGTATGAAGCGTAAACCACCGGcaacaaaaaagaagtcaCGAAATCTCATCAAAGTTTATCAGGAACTTCGAACAGAACCAGAGGCAGCTGAAGAGGTTAATCCTATCTCCCGTCTCATTCAGATACAGCAAGCCAAACGAGAAAGAGAACCAGTTTACACACTCGTTGACGAGAAGGGTGCCCCAAGACGTAGAGAGTTTATTATGGAAGTCACTGTTGGAACTAATTCTGCTCAAGGACTTGGACCGAATAAAAAACTAGCTAAGAGAGCTGCAGCTGAGGCATTGTTAATGCAATTAGGATACAGTAAACCGCAACCCCTGCCGGCAAAACCATCCATCAAGActggagagaatgaaaattctgaGGGGAAACCGAGGAAGGTCACATTTTTAGAAGAAGATCAAGTCAACGAAATCCCAAATCACTCAGTTGGTG GAACAACTGGGCGACAGCTAGTTCCTGGACTTCTATTAGTTGACGGTGGTCAAGAATCAAAACCGGGCGGAGGACCAAGTGTCCAAGCTGTTGCCGAAGAATTACGTGgccaacaacagcagcaagcACCTGCAGTTGTTTCCCCCAAAGATCAGCTGAGATATTTAGCTCAGTTGCTTAGTTTTGAAGTACAGTTCAGCGATTTCCCCAAG ggCAACCATAACGAGTACCTTTCTCTTGTGTCTCTGAGTACGGATCCACCACAGGTTTGTCATGGTGCTGGGCCAACTACAGATGCCAGTCGAGATCAAGCAGCACTCACAGCATTACGTACCCTTAGCAAGCTTGGATTAGACAGTGTAACGAATTCACAAAGTAAGAAGGACAAAGGTGTTTCTGGAGACGGCATTCACATCAACAACCAAGTAAAAAACAACATGCTCAATGGAGCTATCAGTAAGTAA